Proteins from a genomic interval of Zingiber officinale cultivar Zhangliang chromosome 2A, Zo_v1.1, whole genome shotgun sequence:
- the LOC122043718 gene encoding pentatricopeptide repeat-containing protein At2g41080-like, which translates to MYLKLGQVPTTRAVFDAMACRNVMSFNILIGGLIHNGDINAAHKLFDEMPERNLATWNAMIAGLAHFEIDEEGLECFLRSRREGLHPDEFGLGSTLRCCARLKDAGSGRQIHAFVVINGFEQDMCVGSSLAHMYMRSGHLEEGERVLKGLPFLNVVSCNTMIAGRAQNGDPEGAFHHFILMKNARLLPDHVTFVSIISACSDLAALAQGQQVHAQVIHVGVGSVTPVRSSLISMYSKCGCLEDSSTIFSESDASDLVLWSSMIAAYGFHGRGEEAIKLFNEMIGEATIIML; encoded by the coding sequence ATGTACCTCAAACTTGGCCAGGTCCCCACCACCCGCGCCGTGTTTGACGCAATGGCATGTCGAAACGTCATGTCCTTCAACATCCTCATCGGCGGCCTCATCCACAATGGGGACATCAACGCTGCCCACAAGCTGTTCGATGAAATGCCAGAGAGGAACCTCGCCACCTGGAATGCCATGATTGCAGGGCTGGCTCACTTCGAGATCGACGAGGAGGGACTCGAGTGCTTCCTGAGGTCGAGGAGGGAGGGCCTGCATCCCGATGAGTTTGGTTTGGGGAGCACCTTGCGATGCTGCGCCAGATTGAAGGATGCAGGTTCTGGTCGCCAAATCCATGCCTTCGTGGTTATCAATGGGTTTGAGCAGGACATGTGTGTTGGGAGCTCTCTAGCTCACATGTACATGAGAAGTGGTCATCTTGAAGAAGGAGAAAGGGTTCTGAAAGGATTGCCTTTCCTCAATGTGGTCTCTTGCAATACTATGATTGCAGGAAGAGCACAAAATGGGGACCCTGAAGGGGCCTTCCACCATTTCATCCTCATGAAGAATGCCAGATTGTTGCCAGACCATGTAACCTTTGTTAGCATCATCAGTGCATGCTCTGACTTAGCTGCCTTAGCACAGGGGCAACAAGTGCATGCACAAGTCATCCATGTTGGAGTTGGTTCAGTCACCCCGGTGAGGAGTTCACTGATAAGCATGTATTCCAAGTGCGGTTGTTTGGAGGATTCAAGCACGATATTTTCTGAATCTGATGCATCAGACCTTGTGCTCTGGAGCTCCATGATTGCAGCCTACGGTTTCCATGGACGTGGAGAGGAGGCTATCAAGCTGTTTAATGAGATGATCGGAGAAGCCACAATTATCATGCTGTAG